A portion of the Acidobacteriaceae bacterium genome contains these proteins:
- a CDS encoding ParB/RepB/Spo0J family partition protein, whose translation MSTADKKRALGRGLESLLPSRPAAKPAVTEAPAVVANVAAVAVPVEAPAGKPLEIALELIDRNPFQTRTQFDEEKLDELAKSIKATGVVQPIVVRLGADHKKDGRYTLITGERRLLASKKAGKATIPAIVREVSNVQAMEMTIVENLQRADLNPMEQSQAYARLSREFHMTQEQMAERTGQSRASVANFLRLLKLPMSTQMHVEAGDISFGHARALLALENHDRIEAAAAKVLALHLSVRSTESMVQNMLHPEAKEKKEDKPKQAVDPNVREAEGQIRRALGLRVQIEDKNGKGRVIIEYAGVDDFDAILSALGNK comes from the coding sequence ATGTCAACAGCAGACAAGAAGCGAGCGTTGGGTCGGGGGCTGGAGTCACTACTCCCCTCTCGCCCGGCAGCAAAGCCGGCAGTAACGGAAGCGCCTGCGGTGGTGGCGAATGTGGCGGCAGTAGCGGTGCCGGTGGAAGCGCCTGCGGGCAAGCCATTGGAGATTGCGCTGGAGCTGATCGACCGCAACCCTTTCCAGACCCGTACGCAGTTTGACGAAGAGAAGCTGGACGAGCTGGCAAAGTCGATTAAGGCCACCGGTGTGGTGCAGCCGATCGTGGTGCGGTTGGGCGCGGATCATAAGAAGGACGGACGCTACACACTCATCACCGGCGAGCGCCGCCTGCTGGCTTCGAAGAAAGCTGGCAAGGCGACGATCCCTGCCATTGTGCGTGAAGTTTCGAACGTGCAGGCGATGGAGATGACCATCGTCGAAAACCTGCAGCGTGCGGACCTGAATCCGATGGAGCAATCACAAGCCTATGCACGGTTGAGCCGCGAGTTCCACATGACGCAGGAGCAGATGGCCGAGCGCACGGGACAAAGCCGCGCCTCGGTGGCAAACTTCCTGCGCCTGCTGAAGCTGCCGATGTCGACGCAGATGCATGTGGAGGCGGGTGATATTTCGTTCGGCCATGCGCGTGCTTTGCTGGCGCTGGAGAACCATGACCGCATTGAAGCGGCTGCGGCAAAGGTGTTGGCACTGCATCTGAGTGTTCGCTCGACGGAGTCGATGGTGCAGAACATGCTGCATCCCGAGGCCAAGGAGAAGAAGGAAGATAAGCCGAAGCAGGCTGTCGACCCGAACGTGCGTGAGGCCGAAGGCCAGATACGCCGCGCTCTGGGGCTCCGTGTTCAGATTGAAGATAAGAACGGCAAGGGCCGCGTGATTATTGAGTACGCGGGCGTGGACGACTTCGACGCGATCTTGAGCGCGCTCGGCAACAAGTAA
- a CDS encoding gamma-glutamyl-gamma-aminobutyrate hydrolase family protein (Members of this family of hydrolases with an active site Cys residue belong to MEROPS family C26.) → MNLPRIAVPVPTSTNLEYNRKSWPQYAAALREAGAEPVEVPLNLGEAAWREIADTCDGVLLPGSPADVAPERYGQEADPATAKADSERETLDFLLMEDAVAKGKPVLGICFGLQSMNTWRGGSLVQDLMPAPVNHSAGAQVAVAHTALIAADSLLGSLVDREEAVEADHFLRLPVNTSHHQAVAVPGDGLRVVARCPEDGVIEALEADAGLDGSAEQFLVGVQWHPERSTAISASSRALFQRLVQEAARVRAER, encoded by the coding sequence ATGAATCTTCCTCGTATCGCTGTTCCGGTGCCGACGTCAACCAATCTGGAGTACAACCGAAAGTCCTGGCCGCAGTATGCTGCCGCCTTGCGTGAAGCTGGAGCAGAGCCGGTTGAAGTCCCCTTGAACCTGGGCGAAGCTGCCTGGCGAGAGATCGCAGACACCTGCGATGGTGTGCTCTTGCCGGGAAGTCCCGCGGATGTTGCTCCTGAGCGCTATGGGCAGGAGGCAGATCCGGCTACCGCAAAGGCTGATTCTGAGAGAGAGACGCTGGATTTCCTTTTGATGGAGGATGCCGTTGCCAAGGGAAAGCCCGTGCTTGGGATCTGCTTCGGGCTTCAGTCCATGAATACGTGGCGCGGCGGTTCGCTGGTGCAGGACCTGATGCCGGCCCCGGTGAATCATTCTGCTGGAGCTCAAGTGGCGGTGGCGCACACCGCGCTGATAGCGGCCGATTCCCTGCTTGGCTCGCTGGTAGACCGGGAGGAGGCCGTTGAAGCAGACCATTTCCTTCGCCTGCCGGTGAATACGAGCCACCATCAGGCGGTGGCGGTTCCGGGAGACGGCTTGCGCGTCGTAGCGCGCTGTCCCGAGGATGGGGTAATCGAGGCACTTGAGGCGGATGCGGGTCTGGATGGCTCGGCGGAACAGTTTTTAGTGGGCGTGCAGTGGCATCCGGAGCGATCGACAGCGATTAGCGCGAGCTCTCGGGCACTGTTTCAGCGACTGGTACAAGAAGCGGCGCGTGTGCGCGCAGAACGGTAG
- a CDS encoding ParA family protein — protein MSETPVKELPKLPRVIAVVNQKGGVGKTTTAINLSTALALEGQRVLLIDVDPQANTTGGLGFGRDDERLSVYDILLGEASAKEAILPTEVENLSLIPGTKNMIGANVELVSAERREFRLREALEPLRAEYPFILLDCPPALDLLTLNALVASDGLLVPMQAEYFALEGISELVSTLDKVAAAFNGGLSLEGVLLTMFDDRTNLSQQVRENLKSFFGDKLFATTIPRNIRLAEAPSHGKPVALYDARSRGAEAYKDLAVELLKRYGIGPKTAPVQPNGRKRLILDDIPAPRPIEGGILDASQPKKKKFWKFGKPEAEE, from the coding sequence ATGTCTGAGACCCCTGTAAAAGAGCTACCAAAACTGCCGCGTGTGATTGCTGTCGTCAACCAAAAGGGTGGCGTGGGCAAGACGACGACTGCGATCAACCTTTCGACCGCGCTGGCGCTGGAAGGCCAACGCGTCCTGCTGATTGACGTCGACCCCCAGGCGAACACCACTGGCGGACTCGGCTTTGGTCGTGATGATGAGCGACTGAGTGTCTACGACATCCTGCTGGGCGAAGCGAGCGCTAAAGAGGCGATTCTGCCGACAGAGGTCGAAAATCTTTCGTTGATTCCCGGAACAAAGAACATGATCGGCGCCAATGTGGAGCTGGTGAGCGCGGAGCGACGGGAGTTCCGGTTGCGCGAGGCATTGGAGCCTCTGCGTGCGGAGTACCCGTTCATCCTGCTGGATTGCCCTCCTGCGCTCGACTTGCTGACGCTGAATGCGCTGGTAGCGAGCGACGGACTGCTGGTTCCGATGCAGGCCGAGTACTTTGCGCTGGAAGGCATCTCGGAGCTGGTTTCGACGCTGGATAAGGTTGCAGCGGCGTTCAACGGAGGACTTTCTCTCGAGGGCGTGCTGCTGACGATGTTTGACGACCGCACGAACCTTTCTCAGCAGGTGCGCGAGAACCTGAAGTCGTTCTTTGGCGATAAGCTGTTTGCGACGACGATTCCCCGGAATATTCGCCTTGCAGAAGCCCCATCGCATGGCAAGCCGGTGGCTTTGTATGACGCTCGCTCACGCGGCGCAGAAGCGTACAAAGACCTGGCTGTCGAGTTACTGAAGCGGTATGGAATTGGGCCGAAGACAGCGCCTGTGCAACCGAACGGCCGAAAACGGCTCATTCTCGATGACATTCCGGCACCCAGGCCGATTGAAGGTGGCATTCTGGATGCTTCGCAGCCCAAGAAGAAGAAATTCTGGAAGTTTGGGAAGCCCGAAGCCGAAGAGTAG
- the rsmG gene encoding 16S rRNA (guanine(527)-N(7))-methyltransferase RsmG yields the protein MKPFLGEFPAPADLFTKLAQYLELLLVWNRRTNLTALREPEQIITRHFGESLFAAQLLAPKLESGAMVLDFGSGAGFPGVPLGLLLPEVRVILGESQNKKATFLREVVRTLGLSNVQVHAGRVESLPAATLFEAVTMRAVDDPELAATEAAKRVAPGGWLVSLQGGEEAEGMVAIPGSERRFVRLEQR from the coding sequence TTGAAGCCGTTTCTCGGCGAATTCCCTGCTCCGGCAGACCTTTTTACGAAGCTTGCGCAGTACCTGGAGCTTCTGCTGGTATGGAACCGGCGTACCAACCTGACGGCTTTGCGGGAGCCGGAGCAGATCATTACCCGTCACTTCGGAGAAAGCCTGTTTGCGGCACAGTTGCTGGCTCCAAAGCTGGAATCGGGGGCGATGGTGTTGGATTTTGGTTCAGGCGCAGGATTTCCGGGCGTACCTTTGGGACTTCTGCTGCCCGAAGTTCGGGTAATACTGGGCGAGTCGCAGAACAAAAAGGCGACGTTTTTACGAGAAGTGGTGCGGACACTGGGGCTTTCGAACGTCCAGGTTCACGCAGGACGGGTTGAATCCTTGCCTGCGGCTACGCTTTTTGAGGCGGTAACGATGCGTGCCGTGGACGATCCGGAGCTAGCGGCAACCGAGGCCGCGAAGCGCGTCGCGCCGGGAGGATGGCTGGTTTCTCTGCAAGGCGGCGAGGAAGCAGAGGGAATGGTGGCGATTCCTGGGAGCGAGCGGCGTTTTGTGAGGTTGGAGCAGCGGTAA